The sequence cacacatagtcggtctaaccaccgctcagtagaacttacctttgagttttGGTGGCACCTTTTTATCACACTAAACACCAGAAGCAAGCCTACGTTTCATCCATCTCGCCctaatacgatgtgtgacatcctcataaATCTCTCAATTCTCCTGTATAACTGACCCAAGGAACTTGAAGCTTCCTTTCCTAGAGATGACTTGTGAATCCAGTCTCACATCCCCATCCACTTCATGAGTCGCACCacgaacttgcactccaagtattatgTCCTTGATCTTGttcaacttgaaacttttagACTCTACAGCTCCAAACTTCTAACCTCACCTTAACACCACCTCGTGTCTTGTCAGTCAGTATAATGCCATCTACAAATAACATGCACACGACACCTTCCTTGAATGTGATGCGTCAGTGCGTCCATTGCCAAGGCAAATAAAAAGGGATTGAGGGCTGACCCTTGGTGCGACCCTATCACAACTGGAAAGTGATCCAAGTTCCTCCCACTATCTTCACCCGGGTTTTAGCTCTATTATATATATCCTTAATTGCCCTAATTTATGCAATACGTACCCCcatagcctccaaacatctctaTAGAATCTCCTGCGCACTTTATCGTatgccttttctaagtcgatgaataCCATATGTAAGTCCATCTTCCTCTACTTATACTGCTCCGGCGATTTCCTAATAAGGTAAATGACTTCGTAGGTTGAAAGCCCCAATAAAAATCTGAATTGTTTACGGAGAATAGACACATTCCTTCTTACCCTCAGCTCCACCACCCTCTTTCAACCTTCTATAGTATGGCTTAACAGCTTGATACCTTGATAGTTATTACAACTTTGGATATCACCTCTTCTTTTGTACAATGGGATCATCGTACTCCACTTCCACTCCTCGAACATCTTTTTCatcataaatgacattaaataactcTGTGAGCCACTCCAAGCCCACCCTATCCGCGCTCTTCCAAAATTCTACCAGGATTTTGTCTAGCTCGATCTCCCTACCCCTGCTCATTCTACACATAGCCTCCTTAATCTCCTCAACTTTAATACgtctacaatacccaaagtcttgacaACTCTTGGAGTGTTTCAATTCACCCAACACAATGTTCATGTCCCCCTCTTTGTTAAAGAGTATATggaagtaagtctgccatctccgaCGAATATGTgcctcatccaacaaaactcttCCATCTccgtccttgatgcacttcacttggtccaggTCATGGACCTTCCTTTCTCTCACCTTAGCTAGCCTGAACAACTTCTTCTCCCCTCCCCCTTCTTTCAAGTTCTTCATATAATCGACCAAATGTTGCAGTCTTAGCCGTCGTAACCGCTAActttgttgtcacgacccaaaccgatagatcgcgacgggcacccggtaccttactcaatcgagtaccaacataacgtatctttttatgtcataataaaataaataactaaGCCGAAAGGGATGCCGTGAAATACGTAGGATACAACATATAATACCaatttatacataagacatacgggcctaaaagcccaaaataaccactcgtacccTGAATAtatgccgacaaggccatacaatatcttacgtacatgacatctgtctgcAAGCCcctaagaatatgaaattttcataaaggtcgggacagagttccgccataccaaacaatacacgtctaaatcataccaaccaaacatgcaactccgaagcaaatggagcgtaccaacatcttccgctgagctgatagcctacttggagggctctcgacctatctatcaggatctgtgggcatgaaacgccaCATTCCCGGGCAAaatggacgtcagtacaaatGATGTACTGAGTATGGAAGGTCCATAAATAAGCATATAacagacatggaggaaatatagagtaaatgactccacctgtaaCTCTGAAAACTTTgttaatcatgaaataattatagtatcatgcatatgcatttGAAATAGTttccttcgatttgcttaccctctcagcttcacgaatttactcatcacttgtttgaaatggCATAATATTTATAGTCTCACTAAAATCTTATTcccgaacttacatcgattaacttacgacaaaattttatcgtacgaaaatgcgatatgtaatatctcatttccgagcttcccttaatttatttatggcgtgtTTTCatgcacgaaaatatggggtgtaacattaatcccccctttggaacattcgtcctcgaatgttgactgttACGCTTatctttctcatatcccatagctcttgcgaatactttagtagtcctttttccatctaggcaactgctctatgaataagtccaaaggccagggcattcccccctttaggcctctttcccacgccatgacttatgatcgaattccttccaatctcgtaactgttgctaccttccatTATGTTGTTtctacgatactgaccttgtaagtgtgcctatgcgactctcctctccctttttcctccagcttttagccaatcctgAAGTTCTTTACTTGGTATTTGtcaaacttacgaatattgctatatcttattttatagacctggttatccattcgtataaCTTTACTAcatctacataggtcatactataccataactcttacctcgatttctCGTTACTGAGGCCTGCTACCAAATCTCATATTAGTTTCGTTGCTTAtctcatatgtataaatctatgtcttCTAATGCCTCCACATTACTGTTCACCTTTAAGAAAAATGGCCTAATGTcctctcatactttataacttttatccatccattgttgaatcacctcaattttgatccataatctacccttgataacttaaccttttagGTAATATTGCTACTAGGATTCACAttttatcggggaacatatgaaatgattagattgatccacctggggcgataccctgctttcataaccgtatctcacgacatcccaatgtgattcaccttgcgtaggtattttaatcttgtccaattcatgagatccctttcttttattcgtcaaatcattactcaatctaAGGTCCAAACGTCATCATTTTTTTTGTCTATAATAACTACACCATCATTTTATTaacagggcaacattccatctcttctgaatgttattagtcttagactcctttgagttcattcaggtaATATTGaattttctataacttagagaaaccattagttttcttgttttcatgggtctTAATCCCGATGACTTATCCGTTCTTGTCACcatctcactcgccctttctcgttcttactcctgtcataaaaatttatcgctttactatactttagcttgggacccatacatatctatttatattattcaagtccttccttcaacttgcttgcaccgtAGATTTCCGTATAttgttctggaacatcaagcgagacatcacattgtctctaactaTTCTTTACTCTCATAATCaggcttttcgatacctagaccataggctggaagatatgttaCTGACactgctgctatcattcctgtgtattgaatccccgcgcttctagtCTTATATCCCAAGTATGGAATATTCTCAACCTTCTGCTTTTGAGTATCTCGTttattgttcacctttaccttactttctTTAAAGCCTCACATCACATCTCCTATCTCTTTTATGACCTTCCCTCCACATAGATATAATTCACATCGACGTtttgaacttctattataatacatGCACCTTTTTACACAATCTCGTGAAAGCTTTATACTAAATTCTTATGAGACTGGTAtccttctaactggctttatcgtagagccattatagaacatagttgttgtgctatctctcttgcacctctaatattaagagtgattctactatgttctcaatcatgatcctataacttctgggtccaataatcagattcctgatttactttgttgatgtaactctttagtttccttcttCTTATGATCGGTCTTTATGCTGGCTTAAGTTATCTTCCAATCtacggctcatggtattagttattactttatccctccatggacgctatggaatattcatgatacaatcttctaacaattcattcctttgtctatgacctgagctcaattctttcttttagctTATACCGGAATCTTTTACGGCTGTATGtgtcaacatatatgtttcatgtataaaaatccaaactcttaagtgtgttcataacgtcaccaactcgggatcattgatcaaataattcctttcgttccttctcagctttcttttaaCGTAAGCTATTACCTTTCCTAATCTTTCttccccttgttgcgtgcatacttagcttatctttaGCTTATCTTAACTCCCACACATGCCGGAATTTccgtacaactcatatgatcttcgaatatttcttttgatttttacttcccgttcactaGCCACGGTAGATTCCTCTTTCTTATGGAGGacgtacaatgttgttgtgaaactgttgttacaagaccatttcctccttaggtcattgtacttaggttgaagccttcttcctcatttccttAGCTAGTCCTTCACTGTAGTACTTAGGGGGGATCCTCagactcttgtaaagatgcgagcttattatatcgtATTCCCGATAGAATTTTTTTGATGTTCATGATCActtataattatccttagttacttacctccacacttaTCTGCTCGTACGGCTGCTACTGAACTAAAGtcttgactgtcttcccagtggaactatcttttatttccgtaacactcatacggtacctttaactaccccaactcttatttgaatatttctcaagtattacaatgtcatcaCTGTGGGgctaaattcactatattggcTTTTACTATCTTTATCTTGCACGACCTGCTATCTTGTTCTGTATCCTCTtgactagccataactaggctcttcctgaatcaactactaactactcgttggcccattatCATATCAATATTTTGCGAAaactttcttgggttatttccttggttttaacttacgtctcgcactggctctttaattatcaataatatctcgGGCAGGGACCCTTACTTCTTTTCCTCGACGTCGCGTTTGCATAATATtctagaatcatagcatatctgtagcatttggataagtgcaatctcatccccttCTCATTTTTATAACATTCttcttttatcattccatattcctcCCTTTAGGGGGGTACTAAGAattggagctacgacgacctgcctatagatgtttcaccTTTTCATCTTCGGCGTTCTTTTACATCATCGATGGCCCTTACTCGCCTtacaatccttctgtaccaagaaAAACAAAATTCCTCGGCCTGAATTATAAAacactgttaaccttcattaattgggtgccttgtactcttcttcatcttactttttttgcttgttgaaacttgtatttatcttatgaatctctcattgtctttcaccataagggtggataaatattcttgccttaggttccttatcaagaggcttacatgtcttagtatacacatgatctgctAAATACCTcctatttatccatcataagcatgatgcaaaaattgagttcctctgactcagctcttccacagcTATGtctcttaccaaccattttttTGGATATAGGCATCGTCATATTATGAATATGATAgagttaggaaattgagttcttacaattaaGCTCTAtgacacgatctagagtaagaagaaaaagtgacagtcctaaatgtcatgtagcctcatacttataagtgtggtgcacga is a genomic window of Nicotiana tabacum cultivar K326 chromosome 16, ASM71507v2, whole genome shotgun sequence containing:
- the LOC142170513 gene encoding uncharacterized protein LOC142170513 translates to MKNLKEGGGEKKLFRLAKVRERKVHDLDQVKCIKDGDGRVLLDEAHIRRRWQTYFHILFNKEGDMNIVLGELKHSKSCQDFGYCRRIKVEEIKEAMCRMSRGREIELDKILVEFWKSADRVGLEWLTELFNVIYDEKDVRGVEVEYDDPIVQKKR